gtgtgtgtgtgtgattgacctTGTTTATATATCGATTTATTTATCAAACCTATACCATTTGTAGTatttgcttttattgttgtttctttaaagGTATGCTTTAAGTTGTATATATTGTACATCAATTCATTTACTtacctatttatttgtttatttattcggtTGCAGATGTGGACATGCCTGACAACATGGTTATGAGAGACCCTCGGACTGGAGCATATTATAattatggtcagtgtgtgtgtgtgtgtgtgtgtgtgtgtgtgtgtgtgtgtgtgtgtgcgtgcgtgcgtgtgtgtatgtgcgcgcgcgcgcgtgtgtgtatgaatatgtgtgtgtgtgtgaatgtatgtgtgtatgaatgtgtgtgtgtgtgtgtgtgtgtgtgtgagcgcgcgcgcgcgtgtgtgtgtgtgcgtaacagTGGCAAAAGTAATAACAGTCGTAACAGACCtttgaattgggggggggggggggggggggcggcacatGGATTCACAACTGTTGCCGTTAAGCCTTTGATTTTgtggcagcaaaaacaaacacaaacaaataggGCATGTTGTCAGTGTTCGTGCAGTTTTTGCAGACAGTTTGCACCCATATTCTTTCCCGTTTCTTTGCAGATGTACCCGACAACGTGTACGTGAGAGATCCTAGAACTGGTCTCGTGTATGGTAAGTGAATGAACCATGAATAattgagtcaaacacacacacacacacacacacacacacacacacacacacacagagatgatgaTACTGAACACATTTAAGTGATCGTTGGAAAGATTGATCTAACGAGTTATTGGAATACTTGTTAATGcgggttttttttaatccttattttttccttcttcaccatcatcattttcatcacaatcaccatcatcatcatcaccatcagcagcagtatCAGAAGCATCTAATGTGTTTTGCAATTCGTATTAGACAGGAAGTGCAAATCTCTCTTACGTCCGAAGCTGGCGAAGGCCAAATTTACCTCAGAACAAAAAAGAATTAGGCCAagctctgttaaaaaaaaaaaaaaaaaaaaaaaaaaaaatatatatatatatatatatatatatatatatatatatatatatatacaactttcAAAACTGAATTAGTAAGCCAGAAAAATATGTTGATCTATATACCTATTTCATTACAGATACCTACAACAGTCCTAACCTATCAACTGAAAATGACAGGTATCATAATGCGACACAAGGTGATCCAAAAATTGACATATGTGCATATGGGTTTAATCGAAAACAAGTTTATGCTTTATAATGGAATGATCGAACGTTACGGTGATATTCGATGTATGTTGAATAGAAATAGGTAAGGTTACAGAATCAAAAATGGGTTTTTAGATTTTACAGGCTATTTTATTCCAAACGTGCAGAAGCGgaaaggggagttggggggtgggggagaggtttcTTTAAAACCGTtacaaaaaagggtgtgtgtgggggggtggttgggggtggggggtggggggcagattgAACGGACATATGTTTTGTTTGCCGGTACCATCAGGAAATTCTGTGCCATGTTGATTGCAAATTATGTAACTGATTGTCATCAGTCTGATTTCTTCGCTAAtttatgtgcgtgcttgcgtgcgtgcgtgcgtgcgtgcgtgcgtgcgtgcgtgtgtgtgtgtgtgtgtgtgtgtgtgtgtgtgtgtgtgtgtgtgtgtgtgtgtgtttgtgttcgtgcagACGCAGGTGATTTCGGAGACAGCTACAAATATAAACCATTTACCAGAGGATTTACCAGAGGACATCAAACAGGTAAGGCCATGGCAATAGGTTTACTAATTCATTCCACAATGTGGAGACCCGACCCCCATCCCCAGAGCAAGATACTGTCTCGGTGCGAAAAGTGACTTTAAAGTGAACCGTTCACGTTTTAAAGTTTCAGGGTAAAAagacaaaaccagaaaaaaacaaaacaaaacaaaaaacaacaaaaaacccaacctcctCACAAAACTGAAACAACCAATCAAATCCAAACACATCAAACGCTGCGGCCCTTCCACAACTACAGGCGAAAGGAGTggttgcacacacaaaaagaaacaagagaggcaaggccttcaagactcacttgtgataaattaagtcccctagcattaattacagagtaatttcccttctttactatctgcaccaaaacgtttgcaaaataaataaaaattccatgcttagcaaaagaagttcctgtttgaacaaaaaatgataataatgactcctcttgttgttgtgtcagaataagaggtcaaagtgccaagtttagagaatacaaaaaatatatttataacagtaaatgcagtttgcatataattaggcttctttttaaatttttttgtgcccatcccagaggtgcaatattgttttaaacaagatgactggaaagaactgaatttttcctatttttatgccaaatttggtgtcaactgacaaagtatttgcagagaaaatgtcaatgttaaagtttaccacggacacacagacacacggacacacacacacacacacacacacggacacacacacacacacacacacacacacacacacacacacacacacacacacacacacacacacacacagacaaccgaacaccgggttaaaacatagactcactttgtttacacaagtgggtcaaaaaGTATGTAGCAGCAGTTGTATTTTATGTGTATCTGTTATCAGTTGATCCAAGTTACATTAGAATGTTATGATCGTGCTACAGTGCGGAGCGACTAAATATGAggatacactaaaaaaacaacaacagcaaacaaacaaacaaacaaaaaaccgctcaCAATCGTAAgcattttttttagtttgtgtttCATCTTCTCATGTTGCTAAGAAAGGGCAACGTGTCCTCGttagttgatatatatatatatatatatatatatatatatatatatatatatatatatatatatataaagtatatgCTTTGAGTTTCAGCGCGGCAGGGTCAGACGAATGGCATCATCAGATTGTGTGGATTCACATACTACCAATGACAGAAACCTTAAGTTAATAGCTACAGATGACATACGGAGTAAAATTAGAATTTCATCTCATCTTCTGCCCAAGATATACTTATCCACactgacactcagacacagacagaccacacgcgcgcgcagaagTACgcgcgatcgcacacacacacacacacacacacacacgattacagcAGATTAAGTacgtacgctcgcacgcacgtgcacctagccacccacccacccacattttcactatttgttcatttattcattctttcaattGTTCATTTTATGTTTCAGTTTACGGATACCGTCCCGCATACAGAGGTATATACATCTCACTCTGTGTTCTCCTTATCTGtctatcctatctatctatctgtctatctgtctatcctatctatctatctgtctatcctatctatctatctgtctatctgtctatcctatctatctatctgtctatctcaacATCACCagcattagcaccaccaccaccaccaccatgatcattatcatcatcatcaccaggatcgtcttcatcatcgtgtTTTTTGTCGTGATCGTCATCACAATGTCTTCGTCATTTAACCCCTTGGTTGCTGATAACGAGTATACTTCTTAATGTAGGGCTGTTGCCAAACTGAGATAAGACATGGGAGGTTTAAGGTCAGTACATCAGTCACTGTTCTTTGTTTGAACCTCCTCCTCTTAAGACTGCGTTATCTTTGTCCAGCAGAATCAGTTACACCACTTAAACAACGAACAATTAGTCGTCACTACACTTCAAACGAATGCCACAGTGATTTCATTTCATcagggttcagcagtcaaggggttaacatcATCGCCATGTTCACTACCATCTACTTGGCAGTCACACAATTct
The DNA window shown above is from Babylonia areolata isolate BAREFJ2019XMU chromosome 29, ASM4173473v1, whole genome shotgun sequence and carries:
- the LOC143274977 gene encoding uncharacterized protein LOC143274977 isoform X1, which codes for MVSDCRSQFAKALALNSMNFVSAFLLCVLPVALCTMHVRYDQDVDMPDNMVMRDPRTGAYYNYDVPDNVYVRDPRTGLVYDAGDFGDSYKYKPFTRGFTRGHQTVYGYRPAYRGPTYTKPQSYVQPGVRITKNYIPTQYYRG
- the LOC143274977 gene encoding uncharacterized protein LOC143274977 isoform X3, which gives rise to MNFVSAFLLCVLPVALCTMHVRYDQDVDMPDNMVMRDPRTGAYYNYDVPDNVYVRDPRTGLVYDAGDFGDSYKYKPFTRGFTRGHQTVYGYRPAYRGPTYTKPQSYVQPGVRITKNYIPTQYYRG
- the LOC143274977 gene encoding uncharacterized protein LOC143274977 isoform X2 — protein: MVSDCRSQFAKALALNSMNFVSAFLLCVLPVALCTMHVRYDQDVDMPDNMVMRDPRTGAYYNYDVPDNVYVRDPRTGLVYDAGDFGDSYKYKPFTRGFTRGHQTVYGYRPAYRAQSYVQPGVRITKNYIPTQYYRG